A genomic region of Gemmatimonadota bacterium contains the following coding sequences:
- a CDS encoding phytanoyl-CoA dioxygenase family protein produces the protein MDYDASRRSFDCEPTLSDSEVLRFCRDGYLHFEGIVPDEINRRTCDYLNGKLPINPCYMPDGMTREDLVRIRGTHEPSSILLEDWFIEHVLLNPVLCGALRSLLGRHVGLPVLVSNHRVECPEGPQNWHHDADHVFGPEVHFVEVFYFPQDTPDEMGPTEFTPGSHLRTTRRGQEENGVLCSGPAGTIGLHSQSILHRRGTSTATGLRHMLKYSYWRTVPPARDWIAEADFDFRHADYGGHGSARYVAHMFYWLCGKGDEYRLIGGQAWPWKTINQIGPSYGFGHTEGYLPDWRGNNDDDYAR, from the coding sequence GATACCTTCATTTCGAGGGCATCGTCCCCGACGAGATCAACCGGCGCACCTGTGATTACCTGAACGGGAAGCTCCCGATCAATCCGTGTTACATGCCCGACGGCATGACCCGGGAAGACCTGGTTCGTATCCGCGGCACCCATGAGCCGAGTTCGATTCTGCTCGAGGACTGGTTCATCGAACACGTCCTGCTCAACCCGGTGCTGTGCGGCGCACTGCGCTCGCTGCTTGGCCGGCACGTGGGCCTGCCCGTGCTGGTCAGCAACCACCGGGTGGAGTGTCCCGAAGGTCCGCAGAACTGGCACCACGACGCCGATCACGTGTTCGGTCCGGAGGTCCATTTCGTCGAGGTGTTTTATTTTCCCCAGGATACCCCGGATGAAATGGGGCCCACCGAATTCACGCCCGGTTCCCATCTCCGAACGACCCGGCGAGGGCAGGAGGAGAACGGCGTGCTGTGTTCGGGTCCCGCCGGCACCATCGGCCTGCATTCGCAGAGCATCCTCCACCGACGGGGTACGTCCACGGCGACCGGCCTGCGGCACATGCTGAAATACAGCTACTGGCGTACGGTACCGCCCGCGCGGGACTGGATCGCCGAAGCCGATTTCGACTTCAGGCACGCCGATTACGGGGGACATGGATCCGCCCGTTACGTGGCCCACATGTTCTACTGGCTCTGTGGCAAGGGAGACGAATACCGTCTTATCGGCGGCCAGGCGTGGCCCTGGAAAACGATCAACCAGATCGGGCCCTCGTACGGTTTCGGACATACGGAGGGATATCTTCCCGACTGGCGCGGGAACAACGACGACGATTATGCCCGGTAG